The Nakaseomyces glabratus chromosome D, complete sequence nucleotide sequence CCTTCCACATCCAGCACCTTGGAAGCAGTTCCGTGAATTACCGTGAATTACCGGTTGTAGGTGTTTTGCCTCGGCAGGTCACCCTATGTATATGACAGTGGAACTGTTCCGCGCGTGGCTGTCTGTGTCGGTGTCTTGTGCCAACGCTACCGGGCTGAAATCACAGAACAAAGCGACTTGATTTCACCACACACTCGGCTGCGCACCACACAATCGCACCGCTAGGGATGCCCGCGTGGCAGCTGCTATAGCCCAACTCTCTCAGTATGACCGGATCGGATCGGAGGTAGTGGTGAGAATACACATCTATATGTAATCTATAGCCCTAATGGTACTTAGCCCTAATGGTGTTTTAACCCTAATTGTATTTAACCCTATTAGCTCTCAGAAACCCAAGATTGGGTTACACTCTCTACCCACCTGTTACAATGGAGTAGTCAACGATGATGAGGtgaatattatcaatagCAACCCCCAGCGAAGAGGGAGGGGGGACATCCTTGAGGTTGTTGGTCTGTTTCTTGCTAGGCTTAAGAAGAAAGCATAACATACTTTCGATGACGAATTATTATAGTTTGTCATATAtccttatttttttctttttctttgatgtAGCTATGATGTCATAAATGTCTTATTGGGCTTATATCAACCATTGTCTTATATTAAGCATATACTGGCCTGTTGCGCAAGTTATTTGTGATAAATATCAAGGTTGAAAGAccaaaaatagaaattatGCTATCGAGCAAGTTCAGCTCTTTAGAAACCTGACAAATATGAACTCGATCATCACGTGTATATTTATAACCATCCCGGAATTCTTTAAAAGACAATAAGTGTTTCTGTGCTAAATAGACATGTTATCTACTAATTGCAcatgtttattttttttcttgctaATATGAACTATCAAAATTCCACTATCTCTTGTCCTCCGTTAGCACAGCTATATCTTAATTAAGACAATTTGCTCAAGGCCCtattccaaaaaaataaaaaaaagaatgtGCTAACCTCCACAAAGACTGTGGTTTTATTAATTGGTCTTTGTTGTCTGAGATATTAACATTATTTCTTATCGATATAGTTACGAATTCCGGGTTTTGTAGCGATATGCTGACAATTTATCCGATTTTCTAAACACTAGTAAGTCATGAGCACAGTTCACAAAACGACTTCCAACAAATAACTAGGCGCAAGTGGTTTAGTGGTAAAATCCAACGTTGCCATCGTTGGGCCCCCGGTTCGATTCCGGGCTTGcgcaatttctttttttttaaagatAATTTTGCAGTGGTCAcatgattttttttaatagGATTAAGGCTTTCCCTTTGAAGCGAATATAGCACAATTAATGGATTTTGATGCTCTATGTTGTTAGgttttattatttacataacatatatatatacaagaAGAGCTGCAGAAGAATAAGTTCATAATGGTCACAAGGAATACTAACTGGAGTAATAGACCTTTCTAACATCCACCAGTTTCTTACCTCTGGCCATGGCAATGTCATCTAATGTCTTTTGTGCACCGATCAAGGCTTCAATTGTACCCTTCGCTATGTTCATATCGTTTCTCGATTTGTAAACTTTTCCACTTAGATCTTTAATACCAGCACATTCACAGatttcaaatataacaTGGTTAACTCTTAGACCGAAGCCCGGTTTGGCACTTCTCAGATGTAGCTTGACACCATGGTATCTGTAGTCGATGTCACCGTAGATTGTTCTGTTCTCATATCTTGGAATTTCTTTCAGGTTTCTGATAGCATCCCAATGTGCCTTGAAAATGGCTTTTGGCATTTCATCTCTAGATTTACCTTCACCGAGACCGATCATACCATTACGGTCACCCACAATAACCAGAGCATAGAAGGAACCAATCTTACCTTTACCCGTTTGGTTTGAGACTCTCTTCAGCACCAACGGTTTCATCACCAGTTTCTTCGTTATGTAGTCGATATCTATCCCCGTCTGTCTGTTCAACCCTCTGGCTAGCTCAGCGGTCTTGCTGCCGCTGTTTTTACCAACATGGGCTTCCACAATCTCTTTCTCGAAAGTACCAGGTGGTAGCTTGCTGTTCTGCTGGAAGTTTATATCGTCCCATTGGTACTTCCTCACTTCCTCGTTCAGGGAGTCCATGTGAATGTGTGGTTCGTTCTTCGCGTAGTCCCAGAAGGGATGCAGCTTGGAGTAATCCTCTAAATAAGGTGGCGCAAAGTTCACACCAGATGGTACTTTAAACTCAGGTTTGCTATTTCCCTTGTAAATAACATCCTCAGCCATCTCTATGGACTTGATCAGGTTCGGAGGGTAGTACTTCAGCAGGTGGTCCCGTGATGTGGAGCTCAGACGCACTTGTCTTGTGATCCTCGAGGCCATCGGTGCCTCTCGAAACATCCTCTGGAACATCATCTTTTAGCGGTTGTTTGTATTGCTGTGGGGGTTTGCTTCTAGTAACTTCACTACTAATGTGTGAAGTactctttttttcattgctTATCCTTTCCAGTTTTCGAGAGGACGACTTCAACGCAAACGTTCAGCACGATGTCAAGTTGGGCATTAGTAGAGCGAATTAGGCGAGGACTAGTTAGAGTTAGAGTGATCGTTGGAATATTAATTCAAGTACttataaaataaaagttaAATAACTAACTATATGAGTTAGATCGTGgatgtaaatatatatgaaaatttGCAATGCAACATTgcatgaaaaaaaaatagaattgaaaagcaatgaaataaaaattacaaGTGCGAACGAAGTTATGCTAATGCAACACGCAACTCATCACAGTTATAACAGAATTGAATTGAAAGCTTTGGGAGGGGGAAATAAATGTTACCCTTGAGAGGAAATATCCCTTTCATTCTTATTTGGCAGGATTGTTTGAGAAAGGGATATCTCCaaagtaaaaataatggCGGATGAGTCCCATTGAAGGTGCTCatcattattataatattaagtTATGCTCTGAAATCGAAATGGcataaaaaaacaacaggAAAATACAGAATATGGTCATAAAAAAGAATTcacaaaaataaagagTGTTGCATCAAGTCACTGAGCGTCTTGATGAGTCCAACAGCATACCGTTcaataagaatattatGATTGTTGTGCATGTTCGGTGGGAACGATGCTATGAGATGAAATGactaataaaaaacaaatctATAACACTAGTGGTGAAGAGTTTGCGTTCTTCTTTGTTGGTGTGTATTTGTAGTTTGGGTATTTCATTCTGTGCcattctttttcttttctagcGAGCTCATTCCAGTACTTCTTCTCCTCTGGGTCTAGGTTTCTCCATTTCTGGCCGATCTCTCTAGAGCACTCAGAGTTAGTTTTGAAAGAGCTGGAGTTGTCGCTGGACTTCTGTTTGTCCTTTGTTAGCTTTGGGAACAGTTTCCTGTGCATGTGCTGTCTGAACAGGATGAAAGCGTTCCTTGGTCTAGGGATGTGTCTTGGGGAAGCGGCTTTGGTGACAGCAGAGGACATGGAGGAGACGTTGCTCTTCTCTCTGTTCATCTCTAGCCCTCTTAGCGCGATATTCTGCGCGGTCAGAGGAGTGGTTCTCAAGTCCTCAGAGAAGCTCATCTTCTTGTGCACCGCGTTGCTGTTCAGCATGGCGCTGGTAGTGGTGTATGCTCTGTTCTCAAAGAAAGACTTTGCCGTGCACACGCTGCTCAGAGAAGACAAGGACGCGGTGGAGAGCGAGGAGTTGTTACTGGCCACAGAGCTTGGCGAGGAAGGGGCCTCGACCTGTGGCTGTGGGGTCCCACAAGAGGTAGCCGTGAGACTTATCGATGCGCCTGGCACAAGCTTTGACTCCAGACCCGAAGGCAGAGTAGCCAACAGCTGGCTGATAGGTGGAAGAGTAACGTTAGATTGCATGTGTAAGGAGTTGGAGGTATTGTATGTAATGTGTTTGGGGGGGGTTGTCGGGACTGCCAGGGCTAAGTTTCAATTGTGTTACAAATGTTGTTCTTaaatactttttttttttttgggctTCTCTTGCGTCTAGAAATTTTTACTAATTATTTAATCTCTTTCAGTtgggaaaaagaaaagtcCCTATTGTTATGACATTTGTCTAATTGCTTTCCTTGAATCACAAGTTGGTTGTCAATTGTCAAAAGCTTGTCAAATAATCgaatcaatttcaaagttgtttgaaaaaaaaaagagcgCAAGCTTATCGTGTCTTGAACATCCAAAGCCAATTTCCATGTTTTCGGTGTGGGAAATAGCGGCTTTTAAGAATCCTGTGTGGATCTGTGCTAGGCGTACAGAGAGGGCAGGATATCGGTCCTTGTTACTGCTAAATGTGCACCTTCTGTGGAAATATAACGGTTGATGGTGTTAAGAGACGTTGGGGGGGTGTCTGGTAGCAAGAGGACTACGTGGTAGACAAAGGAGCATGGATTATTGGTTGTGTGTTTTGTTGTAGGGGGGTTGCACTGAGTTGTGGATGAATGGGGGGGAGATGGATATGGAAAGGAGAAGGGAGTTAGTTGTCTGAGCTTGTCTGAGCTTGTCTGAGTTCGTCTGAGTTCGTCTAAGCTGTGATGCTTGCGAGTCTCGAGATTTTCTTGCGATGCGATCTACGTGCGTGTTCTCTGTGTTGCGTTTGAGCGGGAGTAAAAGGCGGTGCGGCTCTTTCTTCTGAGTTTGTAATTTGCTTTGTATTGATAGTTGACGTCAGATTGTCCAATGTCTCTTGCCTTTCGCTGGACACAGACAGGGTAGTGGGGAGGGAACGCATGATGGAAAGTGATGGCTCTCAGACACATGtggagagagagagaggaAATTAGGATCTCTGCGTTGGTGTTCGAGAAAAAtggaattttttttttttaaattttttttttaggaATCTCTGTTCGGGCCAGATGCATGAACAAAGGAAGCCTTTGTCTTATGTAAGAGAAGGTCTCGCCCTAAGGTGTTAGCTGTCTCACGCATTACTTTGCATACGATTGTTTCTAAGAATGGtgggggggaggggggggaGAGAGAAGGGCTATTGGAGATGTAATCGAAATGTCAAAAAAGTGATAGCTTTAGAGAAAGAGACATCGCTGCGGTAATGAGGTTTTGGATATCAAGTGTAGAGTGGGACGGATTGTTGCATGCTTATTTGACATCATCCTTATGTTGCGTTTTCTTTGATGAGGGTTGAAGAGGGTTGAGGTGTCCAATGATTTACGTCCAGTGGACATACATTTCCCATGCCTGGAAACTGTCCTGGGAATCCTGGGCGGGATCCGCTATGTGGGTGTTATTCTGTCTGGCCCTCTGGGAAAACAATGGAGCGAACTAGCTCGATAGCAGATAAATACGTATTGTTCCATTTCCCAATTAGGATAATCGAAGGTTTTGGCTGTTAGCAAACAAAAGACAAAATGTCTGTGAATGTGACGTGGGAGAATTTCtgtctttctctttcttccttttttctcacacacacacacaaatTACACAGTTGCAGCAAGAAAATTGTGAATCATCGCTCTCTTAATTGACTTCTGGGGGTAGGGAAGCAaatgaaatcaattttCCTTCACGTCAAATGCAAGAAGGAAGCCACTACTGGTTCCCACTACTGTATCTTCTACAGAGATTTGGTTCCCTGCACAATCAATCAACATGCATCTCTGCGCAACTGTTTGTGTGGTCCTCTCCACCCCGTAGCCACACTCTTACATTCCCGCAGCTACTCAATCTATCTGCCATTACTAAAACaggtttttttattttttgttacgTTCATTCAAGATTCTTTTGCTACAGACAAGCAAGCAGAAAACGTATATCTGAAACAACCTACTAATATTAGCATTACGAGGGTTCTCACTCCCACTCATTCTAGAACTACCAAGTCTCCGGGGGGGGGGGCATGAGTTATATGAGAGCGGTGTTAAAATGGAATTTATAACGCCGATATCTGGGTTTTGTTTACTTTTAAGCGCAGAGTAATGTTCACCCTCTTCAAACCATACCTTACGGTACACAACCATGGCAATTATGGCAATAAATTATGGCAATGACTTATGGCTATGACTTATGGCTATGACTTATGGTAAATTAACCATGACAAGACAATTGGTTTATCTAGCAATTGGGAAATAGGAGAAGCGGCACAATGGCttatcatattttatttccattgatttgaatcaaaagaaaaaagtgaCTGGAGAAGGATAAGTTTAACTGTATTTACAGAGCTTTTATTGTATTGgattatcaatttcttaCTTATCTCACAAAAGTCGCCTCCAAATTCGCTAATCCCGTCTCTGTCCGCTTCCATATAACCTACACACATTCCCCTGATTTGctttatactttttttgcTCTCAGGGCCAGCAGTCCCTCTTGCACTACTTCTGTGTGAGCAAAATTTGGTTTCGCAGAAGCCTGTATCCGTCCCATTGAAGGCAGTTACTTTGCAGTGCGGGGGGCCTAGGGTACAATCACACAGCtctgttttttttcagctaCCATTGTCATTTCCTTTAGAAGATCCTACCAAACTTACAATCCCTCTTTCACTATTCACATGGAGAAAGAGCTCAAAAACGGCACTTTCGAACCTTCTCTTAAACACAGTTGCGCGAAGAAAAGGGCATCTcgaattttcttttcagtgAGGGAAAACGTGTTCGCTGCTCAGTATAGAGAGAAGCTTGAGATAACTGATTTCACTTTCCAAGCTGAAACTGGTAGCCAGGATCTCTGTTTTGAAAAGCCTAAAAAATGTCCTGGTGATGTCACCACTGCGTCACATCGACGTCACAGTGACGTATACCGTCATAGTGACATCACAGTTACATCACCAGGACATTTTCGACATGACCCTGTCTCTAACAAACCCGTACGAGCCCCAATATTCCCTCCCTATCAGCTACCCGGAAGAAAGGCAGAAAGAGCAGACGgacattttgttttttttagcTTCTTAGACCCTAGATGGATTCGCAACTCGGGACACTATTCCCGAACTTTCTTTCCTAATGTCctttttgtatatttctattttccGCACGATTACGCTTTTGAACCTCACACAATGGATGGAGTAAtccttccccccccccttccCAGAAGAATGAGGGAGAAAGAGAGACGGGAGACACTGCAAACAATTACCGAACAAATTCCCAGCatctatcaaatatttttttaggCTTTTCGAGCATCTTTTTCCCTTCCCATTGTGCGTTgctcccccccccccccccctcccccgAAACTTCGGTTTTTCCATCACAAAACACAGAACAAGAAACGTGATACGATAAATACGAATATACGAATATACGAATATACGAAAATGTGAGATCGACGAACCATAGCATATGCAACGGTGAAACGTGTCAGATGGTTTAACGTGTTGTATGATTAGTTGTCTTACTGTACGTGTATCACATGTTATCGTTTACTGGTTTGTACACTCACATGCTTCTTTTGAAGCCATTTCCCGTGTTTAGTGCTTAGTTGAGGGCCCCTTCTCCCCCGAAGCCCTGGATTTTTTCCAAATTGCATTTCTAAAGCACAGTACAGTGTAGAGTGCAATGTATAAGGTCTTGCGAGCACTTTGGTTTTCTTGCTATATATCTTCTAACCGCTAACTAGCTGAACGTCTTTCCTTATTCGCTATACTAAGGACGACAATGAGCTCGGGACGTGGGATTAGGACCGCCGGTGGGAGATCCGGTGACGGGCCCAGCGATGCATCGCCATTCATCAAGCCGGACAGGATGCGCAGGAACTTCCT carries:
- the MRPS5 gene encoding mitochondrial 37S ribosomal protein uS5m (CAGL0D05412g~Ortholog(s) have structural constituent of ribosome activity and mitochondrial small ribosomal subunit localization) yields the protein MMFQRMFREAPMASRITRQVRLSSTSRDHLLKYYPPNLIKSIEMAEDVIYKGNSKPEFKVPSGVNFAPPYLEDYSKLHPFWDYAKNEPHIHMDSLNEEVRKYQWDDINFQQNSKLPPGTFEKEIVEAHVGKNSGSKTAELARGLNRQTGIDIDYITKKLVMKPLVLKRVSNQTGKGKIGSFYALVIVGDRNGMIGLGEGKSRDEMPKAIFKAHWDAIRNLKEIPRYENRTIYGDIDYRYHGVKLHLRSAKPGFGLRVNHVIFEICECAGIKDLSGKVYKSRNDMNIAKGTIEALIGAQKTLDDIAMARGKKLVDVRKVYYSS
- the ROX1 gene encoding Rox1p (CAGL0D05434g~Protein of unknown function), with translation MQSNVTLPPISQLLATLPSGLESKLVPGASISLTATSCGTPQPQVEAPSSPSSVASNNSSLSTASLSSLSSVCTAKSFFENRAYTTTSAMLNSNAVHKKMSFSEDLRTTPLTAQNIALRGLEMNREKSNVSSMSSAVTKAASPRHIPRPRNAFILFRQHMHRKLFPKLTKDKQKSSDNSSSFKTNSECSREIGQKWRNLDPEEKKYWNELARKEKEWHRMKYPNYKYTPTKKNANSSPLVL
- a CDS encoding uncharacterized protein (CAGL0D05456g~Protein of unknown function), producing the protein MEKELKNGTFEPSLKHSCAKKRASRIFFSVRENVFAAQYREKLEITDFTFQAETGSQDLCFEKPKKCPGDVTTASHRRHSDVYRHSDITVTSPGHFRHDPVSNKPVRAPIFPPYQLPGRKAERADGHFVFFSFLDPRWIRNSGHYSRTFFPNVLFVYFYFPHDYAFEPHTMDGVILPPPLPRRMREKERRETLQTITEQIPSIYQIFF